TTCTTAAATTCCCCTCTCCTGTGGGTGGCTGCGAAGCAGACGGGGTGGATATGACTTCCAAACCAAGCATATCAAATATTTGCACTCTATCTGCCGCAAAGGGCTGAAGCCCTTTGTTGCGTAATTGAATTGTGATGAAATCACTTGCGGGATTAGGGTGGATTGAGATTTGAGTATTGTCAGCAAAATAATTATAATCATGAACAGAAACCGTTGATAATTTGATTTCCATTACACTTAACGTATCAATTCGTGAAGTTAAAATAATCAAATTACTCAAATGAGTTTCAAACAAACCAATTATTGTGTGAAAACTCTGCCATTCATATTTATTTAGAATGTCGCCATTTATGTTTAATATCTTTAAAAAATTGATTGAAACTTCTAATGGATCAGCACTAACATTGTATCCCCAATAAGCTATTCTATCATTACTAATGAATTTTGTTCTTAACCAAAAATGATTTGTTAAATCGTCGTATAATGGGATATTTGTAATAATTTCTCCATTATTATTTAATTTAAGTATAGAAAAATATTTATCTTTGTCTTCTTTAACATAATATAATATGAATATGTTGTCAGCTTCAATTTTATAATCCTGATAAAATATTCTTTTATTATTTGGCAATTGAATATCAGTCTCCCATTTAATCTTACCCAGTGTATCATATTTAACTAAAACCAAATGATCTACTGAACCATCAAGGTATAGTGTTGGACCATAGAATAATGTGAATAAATCAAAATTGGCTGAATCTATTTTTAAACGAGGGTATGGATACAAGTATAATTCTGATTTAGGTTTTTCTAATTTAATTTCAAATTTCTTATTAAAGAATTTATCAAAATAATATAGATATCCATCGAGAGTTTCAAAATCACTCACATACTGAATGATACTTTCATTGTAATAAATAGGATTCGAAGTTGCATAGTAATTTGACGGTAAATCAAAAGGAACAAAGGAAAGAGAGTCTCCGTCTTCATCTGTAACCAAAATATTTATCTTGCCATCATATTTAGTGAAATAGTGATGCTCATTATTTAGATCAGAAACAAAGTAAGGTTTTGCGGTTTTGCTCATAACTGTACTTATGTTTTTTAGTAAATTACCATTAAAATCAATATCAATAATTGCTGGGTTTTTTAATAGTAATTTAGGTGGCTGTCCATCTATTAGCAATCTAATTTTTTTATTGTCAATGCTGTAATTTATCAAATTTAAATAAGATAGATTTTTTACTTTGCAATTGACTTCCCACACCTTATCCAATTCTGCTTGTGATTTGGAAAAATAAGGAAAAAAGAGAATCAGGATTAAAAAGTTAATATAAAATTTCATTTTCATTTTCCTCTATTTAATGATTAAAATATTTTCGGTAACTGTTCCTGATGACAAGCCAAATTCATTGATGAAATTGATTCTTAAAATATAATTTCCGGAATTAAGATTCTTTGTACTCAAATCATATTCATCTGTGAAGTTAAATTTTTGAACTTCTTTTCCATTGATATCAACCAAACTGCAAAGAGCTGTCATATATGAGTCGTAATTGATAGTTTTAATCCTGACATAATCACTTGCAGGATTTGGATATAAGCCGATTCTAAATTCCCGGCTTGCAGATTCATTAGCCACATTTGTTAAAAAATCAGGTTTAATTTCTGCTAAATAATATGAATCCCATCCATTTCTACCTAAAACTATTATATTGCCGTCTTCATTTTCCACTACACCTTTGACAGCATTAATATTGGTAAATCTATTCCATGAATATTCTTCAACAACTTTGCCTGAAGAATCAATAATCATCATATAAAAGTCAGAACCTTCCTCATTCTCTTTTGTCCGTGCCGGGATACGACCATAGATAGCATAGAATTCACCATTTCTAAGAGGTGTAAATGATTGTTCTATCCGTGTTATTGGATCAGCATGATTCACAGTCTTCGACCATAATTTAATACCATCTTTATTGACTTTAGCAAAGTAAAGAGCTTTATCGGAAAGAGTATTAAATACTTCACCAATTATAAAGAATGATGAATCAGTGTTTTCTCTGATATAATATATATTAAGTCTTTTATACCCTTCATTATGAAGTTTGGAATTCCAAATCAGATTGCCATCTAAATTAAATTTACAAATATATACAAAATCATTCCAACCGTAATGATCTTGTTTGGTATCAATCGGACTGTAGAGAGTAGTAATAATATGCTTATCAGAACTCGGAAATAAATAATACTGCTGTTTATCCCAATGTATCGGCTCATTAATGCCTGCTGTATCAAGTTGCAAATCTCTGATATATTCTCCATCATCATTTAGAACCAAAAGTTTTTGTTTATTTTCCTCTTTGTAAGCGTGGAAGAAGCCGACATAAACGCTATCATAAAATGAGTTTGCATAAGCCGGATCATAAAAAATCATCTTATTTGAAGAATCAGAGTGGAAATTCTCCATTTCTCCGTCACTTTGAATTTTAATACTATGATAATTTGAAAGTCCACCAGGAGCCCAATTCCATATACCTCTAAATTCCATATAGTTGTTATTTCTATAAAAGTAATAAATAAATGAGTTACCACCATTTCTCCCTTTCATTTGGTCAGCTTTTTTATTATAAATCACATTTCCAAAAATGTCTGTTTTTATATTATTAATAGCTTTCAATGTTGGTTCATTCTGGTTACTCCCTGCGAGCCAAATATATAATTCGTTATCAAATATTCCTAATTTGTAAATCCAAACACCTGTCATATTATTTAATTCTAATTCTTTCTCCCAAACAATATTGGGATTAGCCTTGGTATGATGATGTAAAGCAATAATTTGTAAAAAAAACAATATTAAAAATAACTTTCTCATCTGCATTTTCTCCTTATAATATGAATCCTCCACTAAACAAAATGATTAGTGGAGGATAATTAATTTTTAAATTTTGACAAACCTGAAAAATTTGTCAACACCGGATATGATAATAATATAACAACCATTTGGCAGAAAGCTCAAATCTAAACTTGTAACCTCTGAAAAATATAATTTATCGGAATAATGTAAATATCCAGTTAAATCAAAAATTTTCAAGTCTCGCTTTAAGCTTTCATTTTCCGAGAAGACAATGTTGATAGATTCTTTTACCGGATTTGGAAAAATAGAAATATCATCAATAGTTACAGGTATTTCAACTTCATTTTTTTTAAACCACGTATTTCCGAAATCATTAGAATTTAATATTACACCGTCTAATCTTACATACTTTAGATTTCTGGGACCTTGTTTGAATAAATCATCATTCTTTTCTGTTTTTATAAGTAAGAAGTTGCTTATTCTTTTCTGTCCTTCAATCC
This window of the Ignavibacteriota bacterium genome carries:
- a CDS encoding T9SS type A sorting domain-containing protein, producing the protein MKFYINFLILILFFPYFSKSQAELDKVWEVNCKVKNLSYLNLINYSIDNKKIRLLIDGQPPKLLLKNPAIIDIDFNGNLLKNISTVMSKTAKPYFVSDLNNEHHYFTKYDGKINILVTDEDGDSLSFVPFDLPSNYYATSNPIYYNESIIQYVSDFETLDGYLYYFDKFFNKKFEIKLEKPKSELYLYPYPRLKIDSANFDLFTLFYGPTLYLDGSVDHLVLVKYDTLGKIKWETDIQLPNNKRIFYQDYKIEADNIFILYYVKEDKDKYFSILKLNNNGEIITNIPLYDDLTNHFWLRTKFISNDRIAYWGYNVSADPLEVSINFLKILNINGDILNKYEWQSFHTIIGLFETHLSNLIILTSRIDTLSVMEIKLSTVSVHDYNYFADNTQISIHPNPASDFITIQLRNKGLQPFAADRVQIFDMLGLEVISTPSASQPPTGEGNLRIDVSHLPTGVYFVQIIGSNGACSIVKKFVKM
- a CDS encoding T9SS type A sorting domain-containing protein codes for the protein MRKLFLILFFLQIIALHHHTKANPNIVWEKELELNNMTGVWIYKLGIFDNELYIWLAGSNQNEPTLKAINNIKTDIFGNVIYNKKADQMKGRNGGNSFIYYFYRNNNYMEFRGIWNWAPGGLSNYHSIKIQSDGEMENFHSDSSNKMIFYDPAYANSFYDSVYVGFFHAYKEENKQKLLVLNDDGEYIRDLQLDTAGINEPIHWDKQQYYLFPSSDKHIITTLYSPIDTKQDHYGWNDFVYICKFNLDGNLIWNSKLHNEGYKRLNIYYIRENTDSSFFIIGEVFNTLSDKALYFAKVNKDGIKLWSKTVNHADPITRIEQSFTPLRNGEFYAIYGRIPARTKENEEGSDFYMMIIDSSGKVVEEYSWNRFTNINAVKGVVENEDGNIIVLGRNGWDSYYLAEIKPDFLTNVANESASREFRIGLYPNPASDYVRIKTINYDSYMTALCSLVDINGKEVQKFNFTDEYDLSTKNLNSGNYILRINFINEFGLSSGTVTENILIIK
- a CDS encoding T9SS type A sorting domain-containing protein, with the translated sequence MKLFIMLFVLFSILFTSISECKEELKLINTRIEGQKRISNFLLIKTEKNDDLFKQGPRNLKYVRLDGVILNSNDFGNTWFKKNEVEIPVTIDDISIFPNPVKESINIVFSENESLKRDLKIFDLTGYLHYSDKLYFSEVTSLDLSFLPNGCYIIIISGVDKFFRFVKI